ATCAGAGTCCATATAAAAGCCTGTCTGTCGGAGGAAAGAGCTCATCGCTCATCCAAGCAAAAAGACCTGAAGTCATCATCTCAGTCACAGCATTGTCAGGTAAGCGActgctgtaacacacacacacacacacacacacacacacacacacacacctggtctGACCCTGGCATCAACACTGACGTTCACCATCGATCAGGGAAGGTTCTGCTGTGTTCCTGCGTGATGCATGCATTGAGAAGACAGAGTTGGAGCACAAGGCAATCAAGTGATTCGTCTTAAGCGACTGGGAACTCAGCGTGGAACAATGAGGCAGTTGTGGGGCTGAGAAATGGTCAGACCCAGCAGCCAGTGAGCCCAGAATTTCATAAAATGCAGCTTTTTAATCATTCCTCGTCTTCCATGGTGATTgtttttacatgtacagcatttaccagacgtccttatccagagcgacttacaatcagtagttacagggacagtcccccactggggacactcagggttaagtgtcctgctcagggacacgatggtagtaagtggggtttgaacctgggtcttctggttacccgctaggctcctAGCAccctgcatgcatgtgtgtttgtgtgaaaataaTGAGCAAAATTGTTACTAGAGAACACGCTGCTGATGAAGAGAGGATTGGTTTTTGGTGTGTGGGCCGTTTCACCGCTATTTAATGTCGGTGTTGAGGTCATGAGTTTCAGCTGAAATACCACATTTTGTTTCCTCATGAAAACAATCCTTTCAGATTTCGAAGACCTGATTTCCAGCATGACACTAACTCCCTGCTGCACATGATCATGTCCCGTCTCAATGTCCACTTATGGCACTTGAATGGAGGCATTGTGGGCAAAATCATATACACTGTAGGACAGGGACTGGCTGCTTTACTGATGGAGAAAAACGTAGTGCTGCAGTTCCATACAGAGTTCTATTTACCAATATATTTATcgatcagcagttacagggacagtcagggttaagtgtcttaatcagggacacggtggtagtaagtggggtttgaacctgggatcataggcaagtgtctaagAGTGACTTTAGCTCCGTGTAAATACTGCACTCGTTTGGAACTGATGAACAACTGGATGATTGTGGATTCATGAAATGGGTCTTCATGGCAGATCAGCTGAGCAACATTCACTATGATCTCCACAAATTCTGCTGTTGTGGAGGAAAGGAGTGATGAATAAATTCACTTCACAGTCTGATGGAGGAGGACGTTCCCGCCTGAATGGATGTCTCTGCAGGGGATTGCATGTGAAACTAAGACAGAGAACTGGGTTCTTTGGTACTCCAGAGACAGGGTGGAGTAAAATAACACCATATCTGCCTTTACAGACTGAGATGGGACAATATCAAGccaaggaggaggaaggaggagccACACGTGTGGGTGTGGGAGGAACAGAGCTCTTTCTGGAGCCGTCTGAAGGCCCTTCAGAGGCAGAGACACCTATCTGGGAGCAAGATGACACAAGAACTGACCACGGTTCTCTGAACATGACTGACAGAGCTGGGGGACACAGAGAAGCAGGACAGGAGAAAAGTGAGGAAGCCGAGGATAGGAAAGGCATGGCTGATAAGCAGAGTCTGAGGATGGACACACTGGCTGAGGACGGGGACAGAGCTCCTGACCTGCTGAACCTGATTCACAGTGGTGATCCAGCGAAGGAGTACGGCGTGAGGAGAAACATGCTGTCTGATCACCAGGCTGAAAAGTCATCCTGTGGAGAAGATACTGATTTATGTCCTGGATCCACCACCGACAATGTCAACAGTGAATCTGCTGATCTGAACAAAAGGAACAACTACACGGACATCTCAGAAATGTTGTCCATCAATCCCAGTCATGCATCtcaggaggagaagaagactCACCAAACTGACATGGTGGAGTTTATTAACCCAAACCTTTCTGATTACCAACAGGGAGACACGAATAAAGGAGACCACCCTGCTGGTGGCAATGGGATGATGGAAACCTCAAATAGCAGATGTTCTCCTAAAGCATGTGATATTGTGAATAGTCAGGAGACCCTGGAGACCACCGAGCGccttgctgctgctgtgtgtccgCCTGAAGCTCAGTCAGTTCTTCTTACGACCCGCACGTCCACCCAAGATTCTGCTGCTCAGCAGGACACCACACAAACAGACCATTCAATACAAATTAAAGGAATGATAGAACAATGCGACCTTCTCTTAAGTAAGATTATGTCTGCAGAGGAAACACAGAAGAACTTGCCTGATGGGACGTTTTTAAAAACCGTGAACCAGGCTCTAAAAGAGGACaacgcagaaaaaaaacttctccTCTGGAAAACCAACCAGTGCCCTGAAGATGAGAACAAACGTGAAAAAGACACTAAACACGAGGACTCGAGACTGAAGCAGACTGAACAACGTTCGGCCCAAAGAAGCACAGCGGTTCCTGAGCGCGTCCAGACTCCGGACTGGCTGAAGGCCTCAGAAGCTCCAGATGCTGGAACGGTGAAGGTCGCGCTCATGAAGGCTGCCTTTGACAATCCTAAAAGATCTCAAAACTCGCCGCTTGAGAGGAAACCCACTCTGGAGAAAAAGGGTAAGATTTAACTTTGCTTTTGGTTTGTTTAGCTGGTTACAGAATAGATGGCAGCTGAAATGAATGAGCTGGGAATGATGAATAGTATTACTGGAAAATACTATTAAAATCATCTACTAAAGCAtctggaaaacaacaaaaagccttTCCAAGAAGTGACCATTTCTTTCGGAGTATAATGTACAGCCCGACATGCAGCCATTGTGTTGAAGCCCCTTTGGTCTTGTTGGGAAGAATATTTTCGCACACaatatatatcaaataaaaactCAGACTTGTCAAACATTTAACCCAAATGACTAAACTGCTCCAAATGTTCATAAGGTAAATGCCATGAGGTAAATGTGAGAAAATTCATATCTTACATTTAATATCAGTCATTTTTAGAAATGGCGCCATCTAATGGCCAACCAGAGACGGTTCTACATTTGaagttctacatttacagtatttaccagacgctctaaTCAAGAgagccttacaatcagtggttacattgacagtccccccctggggacactcagggttaagtgtcttgctcagggacacgatggtagtaagtggggtttaaacctgggtcttctggttcacagtgtgttacaacatcaacaacaacagcaacatttatttcttattgtcattgtgaaagcacagcacacagtgacacagtgaaacgtgtcctctgtatttaaccatcacccttggtgagcagtgggcaccaagacaggcgccggggaccagtgtgtggggacctcagtggcaccttggtgattcgaactggcaaccttctgattatggggccatttccttaactgctaggccaccactgccaaattAGGGGGGAGAGTGAACAAGATttccacatttggggaattcaccggagtgcaatggctgagacAATTCGTCCAATAAGAGagaaagtcctacagttgtagaggtggagaagtccaaagtgtagtaaagagcatctgtccatgtttggaggtgctggacagggcagagtaggttctagtccagtgtcatggtggacattACATGTCCTCGTTTATCAGTTGTctggaaccaggatttatctgctggtctcttcactggggtctgccggtggcatcgtacgaccgatactgaaatatgtggtaacaGTGGAATATTggggctacagtggcccggtaccctaactaggacagcctaactagggtgaatttaacactgtctgtgttggGCTACTACCAACTTGCGGTTCTCTGTTGCTTCTCCTACTTTACATACTTGTAGAATGAATGCGAATTAAATCCAGTTTATCGGAACCTTTTCCGCAAAAACTTCTTAAActcttcactttacttcacttaaaaaacagATAAACCACCTGAGAGTCCGTCcagctctctgattggctggatggGCTGTCGCTCAGTCCCGGCCTTCCAATCACGGAGCTTTTATCCCGGGGGGGCGGGCGGAGTCGCGGCTGTTTCCGGCGCATTGGTCCCTAATCCAGGGAAAGGAGAGGAGGACCCCGCCGCACGCTGGAGCGCCACCGGACAGGCTGCAGGATCCCCCCGTCAGTCGCCCTCGTTCCCTCGCCGAGTAGGTAAGGGTGGCCGCCACCGCGGCGGGTTCGGGTTCGGCCGCCCGCCGGGTTTCGTGTTGAGCCGCTGAAGTTTGTTTTCCCCGGAATAACACGTGTTGATGCCGGACTGAAGTCCAGGAGTGCCGCTGGTGGCCCGCGGATCTGACCCGTACCGGGGACCCCGCCGTTCTGACCCGTACCGGGGACCCCGCCGTTCTGACCCGTACCGGGGACCCCGCCGATCTGACCCGTTCCGGGGAGCCCGCCGATCTGACCCGTACCGGGGACCCCGCCGTTCTGACCCGTACCGGGGACCCCGCCGTTCTGACCCGTACCGGGGAGCCCGCCGATCTGACCCGTTCCGGGGAGCCCGCCGATCTGACCCGTACCGGGGACCCCGCCGATCTGACCCGTTCCGGGGACCCCGCCGTTCTGACCCGTACCGGGGACCCCGCCGTTCTGACCCCGTACCGGGGACCCCGTTCCGGGGAACCCGCCGATCTGACCCGCACCGGGGACCCCGCCGTTCTGACCCGTACCGGGGACCCCGCGGATCTGACCCGTACCGGGGACCCCGCCGTTCTGACCCGTACCGGGGACCCCGCCGTTCTGACCCGTACCGGGGACCCCGCCGTTCTGACCCGTACCGGGGACCCCGCCGATCTGACCCGCACCGGGGGACCCCGCCGTTCTGACCCGTACCGGGGACCCTCCCTGATCGTTCACCCTGTCAGAACGTTTTAAGTTCAGTATTGGACCAAGTTCACTTCCTGTCCAGATACTGCAGTAATGAACACCAATATTCTTCAAAGAAGACGGGAAGTTCCAGGAAAAgttgggggtgttttgctggtcGCTGCAATGACTCCACATTACACAGTTGTACCATCAGAAGATTGGGTTGAAGGTTCAGGTTGGCGGTTGCAGCCACGCCCTAGTTTCTGAAGATCGAGATGATCTGGATGATCTGTGGTCTGGTTGGTGACCTGCTGTAGGATCTGAACAGGAAATGGTCAAGCTTCAGTGTAAAATCAGGCCTGTGATGCAGGAAGCGACCGGTGGCTGGAGAGGAAACAGCTGACCTGGGCTGAACATCATTTGGATTTTATTGATGGTGCTTGTTGTTTTaaagatgcttttttttctgattctcATTACTGTTTTGACTGTTGCGACAAGTTGTAGTGTGACCGTAACCATGCTGAAATTTACAGAAAATGACACCTACTGCCactgtgggcgtggtcacgttgactggaattaaagcgcctgataacctgcatgatggtagtgggcgtggtcacgttcactaggaattaaagcgcctgataacctgcatgttggtggtggtagtgggcgtggtcacgttcactaggaattaaagcgcctgataacctgtgtgttggtgatggtagtgggcgtggtcacgttcgctggaattaaagcgcctgataacctgcatgttggtgttggtagtgggcgtggtcacgttcactaggaattaaagcgcctgataacctgcatgttggtgttggtagtgggcgtggtcacgttcactaggaattaaagcgcctgataacctgcatgttggtgttggtagtgggcgtggtcacgttcactaggaattaaagcgcctgataacctgcgtgttggtagtgggcgtggtcacgttcgctgggaTAATCTTGAATAGTAAATGACAGACtataatattaatttttattagtttatttatattatatatgacaatcgttaaaaaaaatcccctcaTGATCATGGATTCAATGTAATAATTTATCATCATCTGATGTTCTTTTATGGAAGGGTGTGTTGCAGCCCTGACTGGAATCTTGATAAACTTGTTTGATGAGAACAAAGTCCACGGTGATTCAGTATTGTCGCACTTTACCGTATACTGTAGGATGGCTCCGGCAGATTATTGTTTGTTGGAAATCCAGATTCCCTCCATTATCCTCTGTCTTGTCTCTGAAGACCAGCATCTCTTCACTTCTTCACCTCTTTACATGTATTTGTCTCTTTAGAGATTCAGATTAATCTTGTGACGTCCCATACAAACTGTTATTAGAGGAACAGTCAACATGGACCCGTGTCCAATGTGCAGTCCCTCAGGGTTTAGTCCTAAAACCATTATCATTCTTAATTTGCATAAAAGATATTGGCACTTGCTAAACTGCATACATTTGTGAACCCAACTGATGGCGTTCGAGTAGCGGAGTGGCAACCAATCATCGATTCACTGCCATCTTAATTCTGCATGaacacatctgattggctggagttTTACATTCAATGCGCAGTGACAGACCCACAATTAATTTCTGCAGTGAATGGGGAAAATGCCTCCATGTGAGAAGGGAAGAAATTACAAATGCAGTGACATTTCATACAAAatacagggtgggtcatttatatggatacaccttaataaaatgggaatggttggtggcattgaacacattttataagtggtcagaaacttgtaaataactcatgaaagaataaagttacaccattgtttttcttgtgaaattaccaataaatttgatgtgtcacatgaccctcttcctattgaaaaaacaaaagttggattcaaaatggccactatggtcaccacccgtCTTGAAAAGTtccccccctcacatatactaatgtgccacaaacaggacgttaatgtcaccaaccgttcccattttattaaggtggatccatatgaATGGCCACCCTGTATATGACAGAATCAACCCCAGATGTGAGCTACTAACCACACCACATGTGGTTCTGCGAGAACCTGCGATGTGTGACCTATTAATAAAGGAAGAAATTTAGGGGGAATGtggtttttttaaacatgatgGAATGGTACAATCCACTGTAAGACCTCGTCACTTTATGTTCCTCTACAATAAGGATGTTGAATAGACCATGTCGCGCTCCCATCGGCTTAGCAGCTGGTCACTGGTGAAGATGTGGTCCAGTCGGCCGGGAATTAGCCGCCACTAATCGATCCCCTTCTGACTGCATCTTATCATGATGATAGTTGGGACTGGAAGACTTCATGATATGCTCTTGCATGTCTCCATAACAGACTGTTAAATATTGTAATGCTCCACTGTGAAAGACGCGGTGGTCAGGAAGGGGAGGAGGCTTTGGCATCATTGTTGAGGAATGGAATTTCAGCAGGAATTTGTTCACactggtgctgctgtgtacaGGATTGAGGTGGCGTCACAAAAACCAGGCCAGCAAGTTCATGCATAAGAGTTTGAACCCGCCACTGGGAGGGTTTGCGTGTTAAGTGGCTTTTTAAAGCTCATTAATCCAGTTCATTCGCTCAGCTAGGCAGAAAACTAGAATAGCAGTAGATGTTGAAACAGTCATGAAATGATCTACAGATATATAATGTATAGATGTATTATCCTGTCTCGTAATACAGCCTTCAGCAGACAAACCTGGCAACATCATTCCCGTTCTACAACATCACCTCCTGCTTTGCTTCCTCTGAAGTCTTCTCCTCTCTCACATGAGAGACTACATCTGCATAGGAAACAATCTGCACTTCACCCTTTATGACTTTGTGATGTTTTATCAAAATGTCTC
Above is a window of Denticeps clupeoides unplaced genomic scaffold, fDenClu1.1, whole genome shotgun sequence DNA encoding:
- the coro1ca gene encoding coronin-1C-A isoform X2 yields the protein MGQYQAKEEEGGATRVGVGGTELFLEPSEGPSEAETPIWEQDDTRTDHGSLNMTDRAGGHREAGQEKSEEAEDRKGMADKQSLRMDTLAEDGDRAPDLLNLIHSGDPAKEYGVRRNMLSDHQAEKSSCGEDTDLCPGSTTDNVNSESADLNKRNNYTDISEMLSINPSHASQEEKKTHQTDMVEFINPNLSDYQQGDTNKGDHPAGGNGMMETSNSRCSPKACDIVNSQETLETTERLAAAVCPPEAQSVLLTTRTSTQDSAAQQDTTQTDHSIQIKGMIEQCDLLLSKIMSAEETQKNLPDGTFLKTVNQALKEDNAEKKLLLWKTNQCPEDENKREKDTKHEDSRLKQTEQRSAQRSTAVPERVQTPDWLKASEAPDAGTVKVALMKAAFDNPKRSQNSPLERKPTLEKKDMFRRVVRQSKFRHVFGQAVKNDQCYDDIRVSRVTWDSAFCAVNPKFVAIIVEASGGGAFLVLPLSKAGRIDKSYPTVCGHTGPVLDIDWCPHNDHVIASGSEDCAVMVWQVPENGLVTSLSEPVVVLEGHSKRVGIVTWHPTSRNVLLSAGCDNVIFIWNVGTGEALVTLEDQHPDLIYSVCWNRNGSLICTSCKDKKIRIIDPRKEELLAEREKAHEGARPMRAIFLSDGNVFTTGFSRMSERQLALWNPENMEEPITVHEMDTSNGVLLPFYDPDTNVVYLCGKGDSSIRYFEITDEAPFVHYLNTFTTKEPQRGMGYMPKRGLDVNKCEIARRTCFRMTCTPTPPGLTALWKLRTGMRGRTETPSSSP